In one window of Ruminococcus albus AD2013 DNA:
- a CDS encoding HPr family phosphocarrier protein translates to MKKVKISLDSIQAVKEFVGIVMMYDFDVDLTSGRYAVDAKSIMGIFSLDLSNPIQLTAHTEDADKFFAEIKKFIVE, encoded by the coding sequence ATGAAAAAGGTTAAGATCTCACTTGATTCCATTCAGGCTGTTAAGGAATTTGTAGGCATCGTTATGATGTATGACTTCGACGTTGATCTTACTTCCGGCAGATATGCTGTAGATGCTAAGTCTATCATGGGTATATTCAGTCTTGATCTGTCTAACCCCATTCAGCTGACAGCTCACACTGAAGATGCTGACAAGTTCTTCGCAGAGATCAAGAAGTTCATCGTTGAGTGA